Below is a genomic region from Penaeus vannamei isolate JL-2024 chromosome 18, ASM4276789v1, whole genome shotgun sequence.
TGAGAAACCCAAAGCCGAAAGCGGTGGCATCTCTCAACGGAGCTACACACTCGCTCAGTGTCAACTTGCACGAAAATGCTGAAATGTTCAAGCACGCcggcaaacacacactctcaactATGGCAAGTAAAATGAACTTACAGGGCCACTCGAGGAGCAAGGGAAAACATATCTTGTGTGTAGGAGTCGAAATAAGTCCAAAACTAAGCGAGGAACCTCACTAGAACGGGAGGCAGCACTGAAGGTACCTCACCCGAGCAAAGATACCAAggttgtggtggtgttgtctGCACGAGTCTCGATCTGCGCATGCGCCATCTGTCCAAAACTTTCCATGCCGGTATTGTTTCCCGTGTACGGCAGAAGAGGGGAAATATTCCATACGAAATTGCTTATTCCTGTCTGATGTCTTGGTTTGGCTTTAAAAAGCTATAGCATATTTGGTAGATGGAaaatctttttgttgttctttgctAGTTCGAATTTTCTTTGGCGGCTTGAGGTTGGCAATTCCTCATTTTACTCGATTTCAGACGTGAAGTTCGGATATAAGTTTTGAAAATGGGTTATTTCCACGTATCAAttattaattcaagtaattataaaGCATTAATTGAATAAGACACTGTATTTCGTTGAATTCTCACCTTAGTAGTGTTGCAGAAGTTCGTGGAGTTATCGATCGCcaaaattcccgttttctatgactacGTCGGTATATCCCATGACAGATATTTATAATCCTGACAAACATGCCCAATGTTTCCCTCTCTTGCTTCTTATTCTTAATCGTGTCGTGAATAAAGTATCAGATTCTTGTTCTTGAAATTTCTTTATGGCATTTATACATTCCCCTTTTAATATGCAATTTCCAAGGGTGAACTGCGTCAGTGCGAGGCGCATCGTGCGGAAAAGCCCAAGTGAACGCAATAAGTTATCGTTTTCATGTTTTCGTATTAGGCATTTTAATCATCGGTATAAGGTGCAATTACTTTATCTACTGTCATCTTATAATTTATCCTAATATATGGGATGATTCAAGCCTGCAGAAATAGCATAATAAGGCTACTTACATTGTCTATGGGACAACGAACAGAAAAATTAATTCATTCAATCTCTACAAATATATCAAATGTGATGGCTACAAATTCAGCGAACGTTTACAATAGATACgacgaagaaaaaacagaaaggaaacaagtaaaaaggaaaatatatccgCCAAAATATACACaggaaaaaacaatacaaatatattaatttcCCTTCAATTATTCCGAAAACTTTCCGGTTACCAGGCGTGATTCTGCGCATTTCGTTGCCAGGCATGCCATGAGGATTACGCTGTTGCCAAGAAAATTCATCAGACGCAATGACACTAGTAATTACCTGGCTGCagtgtcatttttttcatctttcttatttattttgaatTGCATTGTAAGTTGTGTGTGAGGTAATCTGATCGGTTTGAATTCTGTAGGGGATTACGAGAGgaaattattttttccccttgctCTGTTGCCAATGTGTGTATTTTCCGAGAATGTGGTTGGGAAAGTAAAGGAGTTGGTAAAGTTATATCAAGTATTCCCTTATCAGACGGATATTAACATCAGCCATAAATGTAGAAACCATTCTCATGCATTCTATATTTAACAGCCATGTGTTAAACAGGAAACTTCCGCTCAGGGAAACATTGACCAAGACAATGACACTGACTTGACGTGACTTGCCGTGAATGTGTCTCCTCAGCTTATTTTTTTActaattcccttctttctttttgaacTTTTGACGTGAATTCAGGGtaaattatatttatgaatatatatatatatatatatatatatatatatatatatatatatatatatatattatatacatatagacacacacacatatacgtgtgtgtgtttgtgtgtgtgtttgtttgtgtatgtgtgtgtgtgtgtgtttctctctctgtctctatctctatgtctctgtctgtctgtctgtctctctctctctctctctctcctctctctctctctctctctctctctctcctctactctctctctcactctctcatctctctctcttcatctctctctgtctctctctctctctctcttctctcatctctctctctcttctctctctctctctctcttctctctctctctctctctctctctcttcctctctcctcatctctctctctctctcatctctctcgtctctctctctcttctcctctctctctcttctcttagtctctactctctctctctctctgtctctctgttctctctgtctctctgtctctgtctctgtctctgtctctctctctctctctctctctctcttctctctcactctctctctctctctctctctctctctctctctctatcttctatatatattaatatatactaattatatatatatactatatactatatatatatatatatatatgtatgtatctgtatgattgtatattatatatatatatatatactatatatatataatatataatatttattatagctatatatataggcctatatgtaaaaaaaaatatatatatatatatgtataatataattctatatatatatatatgtatatatatatatatatatatatatatatatacagatatatatctagtatatattaatatatatattatatatatagtatatatatattatatatatatatactatatatacacacacacacacacacacacacacacacacacacactacacacacacacacacacatactatatatatatattataatatatataatatatatatatatatatatatatatatatatatatatatatataggcctatatgtaaaaaaaaacatatacccaTGAATGCTTGTCTCTTCTTGAAAGTGTACAGTATTTTTTATAATTTGCATTTACGGATGTTTAAGGACTTTACAAGCTACGTAGTTTTGTAACATTTTAAATCATGTATTTTACGTAAAGGAATCGCTACTGTTTGAATGTAATTGTACGCGgccttgggagggagggagggagggagaggagacgagagagagagaggagagagagtagagagaggagagagaggagagagagagagagagagagagatagagagagagagagtgagagagagagagagagagagagcttgcatATCCTTTAATTTCATTTGCTCAAGCACCATTTCCTCTTCCAGGCGTCGCGATGCCCCGGGGGTCTCGCGCCCAGGTCGCCTCCCCCGTGAACCTGAACTACGACCTGGCTGCGACGCCGCTCTTCCAGGACCACGACGACGCGGGAGACATCGTGCTGTACGACACGAGCGTGGAGTACCTTCCCTCCCGCACCAAGACCCGCACCTCCATCGTCAGCGACGCCCGGATGGACAGCCTGAGGGAGCAGCTCCTGGCCGCCGGGGAGGAGCTCTCGTCGCCTCCCGGGGGCTACCTCgacgcctccgcctccgcctccgccagcCCCTCCCAGGTCGGGGCGCAGACCTGCTACGAGAAGGCGGTCGACCTGGAGTCCCCGGGCGCGAGGGGCTCCGTGTCCTCCCTCAGCAGCTCCGAGTACGTGATGGTCGATCGCGTCGAGAGGGACTCCGCCATGATCTCGGTGTTCCGGGCGCTGCGCTGCGTCGACGGCGTGGAGGCGGCGGAGAGGGACGCCCACTTCTCGCCGCTCGAGGTGCACAGGCCCCAtcggcccgcccacgcccgcagccACCCGAATTATAGGCCGGTGCGCCACACTACTATAGACTATTAAATATGCAATGGACATCAATGCGTGTCATCTTTATTCGTTGCAGAAGCCTAGATGTACTGTGCGGCACGAGCGATCCAGGCTATGTAATATTTTAAGTGGATTATTATGTGACAGCGCCAGGCTTTAGCTTTATAACACCtattgcgtatacatacatacattcatacacacacacacacacacacacacagacacacacacgcacacacacacacacacacacacacacacacacacacatatatataatatatatatatatatatataatatatatatattatatatatatatattatatatatatatttacacacacacacacacatacatcacacacacacacacacacacacacacacacacacacacacacacacatatatataatatatatatatatatatatatatttatatattactatatatataatatatatatatacacactcacacaacaaacacacacacatacacgcgcaacccccccctccacacaacaatatatatataatatatatatatatatatacttatattatatatatatatatatatatatatatattatatatacatatatatatatattagacacacacacacacacacacacacatacacgcgcaccacacacacacacacacacacacccacacacacacacacacacacacacacacacacacaactatatatatatattatataatatatatatatatatatatatatatatatatatattatatatatagaatagacacacacgccacacacacacatacacacgcgcgcgcacaccacacacacacacacacacaccacacacacacacactcacacacacacacacacacacacacacacacacacacacacacacacacatatataatatatatatataatatattatatatatattaaatatatatactatatatatatatatatatatataaatatatatatatatatatatatatatatatagacacacacaaacacacacacacacacacacacacacacacacacacacacacacactacacacacacacacacacacacacacacacacacacacacacacacacacacacacacacacacacacacacacacacacacacacacacacacatatatataattataatatatagtatatagtatatatatatatatatattatattatatatatagacacacacgccacacacacacatacacacgcgcgcgcgcacacacacacacacacacacacacacacacacacacacacacacaccacacacaccacacacacacacacacacgacacacacacacacacacaacatatatatatatatatataaatttatatatatatatatatatatatatatatatatatatatatagacacacacaaacacacaacacacacacacacacacacacacacacaacacacacacacacacacaccacactcacacacacacacatatatatatatatatatatatatatatatatatatatataatattatatatatatatgtgtgtgtgtgtgtgtgtgtgtgtgtgtgtgtgtgtaaatatatatacttaaacagacTATTTTTAGCATCCTAGATTAACTAGAAAATAATATtgtttgtttctccttccttgtATATTCATAATGTATTTGTAAAGATATTAAATGAACCTGTTACTGCTGTCAAATAAAATGCATTTACGTACCAACTCCTTTTCATACAATAATCTATCCACATCAacccacacagaaaaaaaataaatctttcacTAAAATTACATTCTCAAATCTAATTCAACCGCAGGGTAGGGTAGGATAtggcagggt
It encodes:
- the LOC138864721 gene encoding uncharacterized protein yields the protein MWWLERAYDLCCWCPCRLRKKRQGVAMPRGSRAQVASPVNLNYDLAATPLFQDHDDAGDIVLYDTSVEYLPSRTKTRTSIVSDARMDSLREQLLAAGEELSSPPGGYLDASASASASPSQVGAQTCYEKAVDLESPGARGSVSSLSSSEYVMVDRVERDSAMISVFRALRCVDGVEAAERDAHFSPLEVHRPHRPAHARSHPNYRPVRHTTIDY